The Microbulbifer hydrolyticus genome has a segment encoding these proteins:
- a CDS encoding TonB-dependent receptor: MFNRNQISIAVAAVVSVQGAIAQDDHKREVEALRGDDFAIEEVFVTARKREESLQSVPVSIDVHTAAKLEEKGIASLEGIARYTPGLDFETGLIPSDTRISLRGLSTTRGRSNVALMVDGVDVSSESMTSAGSGIGPNLDLLDLERVEVVKGPQSATYGRSAFSGAVNYVSKRPGNTAETKLSIDGNDQGFAKAQASASVPIIQDVLAGSVSLAKTEFGGYYENPNTGGELGNIDSEGAAFSLNWTPNDSFSVFSRTEYSESTYSPRALVQRQSLVNTSASPDPYQLGSVSSYAENRPIPGSGATAADCATTQAYAYAFNATLPPFVPPYPECAPIIVGNLGDASEGDIDLSPNPLTGRDFAGTEARSLSSTLELAWKADAFEFVSLTGIHNNDSRTQTDFDRTNFTLASLGPNSGMFVPPGGMPGEVSQFGVNANSDTNFDTDQLSQEFRLSGTADKLDWLVSALYWTEDMDTLMNQQWWLRDGSSKAYWDAVFNRFIFGDISGSPFAAVDIRTSPVPLPIPMGRDTDHTSLAFSLNYNVTDTLRITGEGRYLEEDISYYSYPISAQNNGLLGLPLSRDIEKQTYSRTDTAFVPRVSVDWQAMESTMFYASIAEGYKPGGTNTTGDGGDITQEAYDPEELLVYEVGVKSNLLDNRLQLNAATYLYDYTKQQINAFVRDPINGSLKPSITNAGKSELFGTELSAVYRPSENWTFYAGYVLSDTEMKDFTIADVGDPTTLDKLLTGTVDGDYTGKQFINSPEDSAMLSIRYDGNFASGAGYFTELIGSYESKRYLDLGNNAYLPEYWLVDFQGGVSFDKLDVIFYVNNLLDDDKVKNGVRNVNFGFMPMGRFTPQTMDLMLPDPRTAGLRLSYNF, translated from the coding sequence ATGTTCAACAGGAACCAGATTTCTATCGCCGTCGCTGCCGTGGTATCGGTGCAGGGCGCAATTGCGCAGGACGATCACAAAAGAGAGGTAGAAGCACTGCGCGGAGACGACTTCGCCATCGAAGAAGTATTCGTCACGGCGCGTAAACGGGAAGAATCCCTGCAGAGCGTGCCGGTATCCATCGATGTGCATACCGCCGCGAAGCTGGAAGAAAAAGGCATCGCGTCACTGGAGGGCATTGCTCGCTACACCCCGGGCCTGGATTTCGAAACCGGGTTGATCCCCAGTGACACCCGCATCTCCCTGCGCGGTCTGTCCACCACCCGCGGGCGCTCGAACGTGGCCCTGATGGTGGATGGGGTGGACGTATCTTCCGAGTCCATGACCAGCGCGGGCAGCGGTATCGGCCCCAATCTGGACCTGCTGGACCTGGAACGCGTGGAAGTGGTGAAGGGGCCGCAGTCAGCGACTTATGGCCGCTCAGCGTTTTCCGGTGCGGTGAACTATGTGTCCAAGCGCCCCGGCAATACCGCGGAAACAAAACTCTCCATCGATGGCAATGACCAGGGCTTTGCCAAGGCGCAGGCCTCGGCGAGCGTGCCGATTATCCAGGATGTTCTGGCCGGCTCCGTCAGTCTGGCGAAGACCGAATTTGGTGGTTACTACGAGAACCCCAATACCGGCGGTGAGCTCGGCAACATTGATTCTGAGGGCGCCGCCTTCAGTCTCAACTGGACCCCGAACGATTCCTTCTCCGTATTCTCGCGCACCGAGTACAGTGAGAGTACCTATTCACCGCGCGCGCTGGTTCAGCGCCAGTCTCTGGTTAATACCTCCGCATCGCCTGACCCTTACCAGCTGGGCTCGGTTTCCTCGTATGCAGAAAATCGCCCGATACCCGGGTCTGGCGCTACTGCTGCAGACTGCGCGACTACCCAGGCTTACGCCTACGCATTCAATGCGACGCTTCCACCGTTTGTTCCCCCATATCCAGAGTGTGCCCCTATCATTGTCGGTAACCTGGGTGATGCCAGCGAGGGGGATATCGACCTTTCCCCCAATCCACTGACCGGGCGTGACTTTGCCGGTACCGAGGCGCGCAGCCTGAGTTCGACCCTGGAGCTGGCGTGGAAAGCGGACGCCTTCGAATTCGTGTCCCTGACGGGCATTCACAACAATGATTCCCGTACCCAGACCGATTTTGATCGCACCAACTTCACCCTTGCGTCCCTCGGTCCGAATTCCGGTATGTTTGTGCCGCCGGGAGGAATGCCGGGCGAAGTTTCCCAGTTTGGTGTGAACGCCAACAGCGATACCAACTTTGATACCGATCAGCTGAGCCAGGAATTCCGCCTGTCCGGCACCGCCGACAAGCTGGACTGGCTGGTGAGTGCGCTGTACTGGACCGAGGACATGGACACGCTGATGAACCAGCAGTGGTGGTTGCGTGACGGCTCCTCCAAAGCGTATTGGGATGCAGTATTCAATCGGTTCATCTTCGGCGATATCAGCGGTTCACCGTTCGCCGCCGTGGATATCCGCACCTCCCCGGTACCCTTGCCGATTCCCATGGGCCGGGATACAGACCATACGTCGCTGGCATTTTCACTGAATTACAATGTAACTGACACGCTGCGGATTACCGGTGAAGGGCGCTATCTGGAAGAGGACATCAGCTACTATTCCTATCCGATCAGTGCGCAGAATAACGGTCTGCTGGGGTTGCCGTTGTCGCGTGATATCGAGAAGCAAACCTACAGCCGCACCGACACGGCGTTTGTGCCCCGTGTGAGCGTCGACTGGCAGGCGATGGAGAGCACCATGTTCTATGCGTCCATCGCGGAAGGCTACAAACCCGGCGGTACCAATACCACCGGGGACGGCGGCGACATTACCCAGGAGGCCTACGATCCTGAAGAACTGCTCGTGTATGAAGTCGGCGTCAAGAGCAACCTGCTGGACAACCGCCTGCAGCTGAATGCCGCCACCTACCTGTACGATTACACCAAACAGCAGATCAATGCCTTCGTGCGTGATCCCATTAACGGGTCGCTGAAGCCAAGTATCACCAATGCGGGTAAGAGTGAGTTGTTCGGTACCGAGCTCAGCGCAGTCTATCGTCCGTCCGAAAACTGGACCTTCTATGCGGGCTATGTGCTGAGCGATACGGAGATGAAGGACTTCACCATCGCAGATGTGGGCGACCCGACAACGCTGGATAAGCTTCTCACGGGTACCGTCGACGGTGATTATACTGGCAAGCAGTTCATCAATTCACCGGAAGACTCTGCCATGCTTTCCATCCGTTACGATGGCAATTTTGCTTCCGGAGCCGGCTATTTCACCGAACTGATCGGCAGTTACGAATCCAAGCGTTACCTCGACCTCGGCAATAATGCCTACCTGCCGGAATACTGGCTGGTGGATTTCCAGGGCGGTGTCAGTTTCGACAAACTGGATGTCATCTTCTACGTGAATAATCTGCTCGATGATGACAAGGTGAAAAACGGTGTGCGCAACGTGAACTTCGGTTTTATGCCGATGGGGCGCTTCACTCCGCAAACTATGGATCTCATGCTGCCTGATCCGCGGACGGCCGGCTTGCGACTCAGCTACAACTTCTGA
- a CDS encoding Asp/Glu racemase: MDNYQIARRAQIGVIIPSTNTGVEYDLQQIRLDGVTWHPSRFWIELRNWSDEMSRSGDDENTVFERFLEIMRGEIPVSIRNILSAKVSHIMLGMSAETFWGGLEGNIAFEREIRDQIGDLGLTTGAGATKDALNCFGAKRISVITPYPQVGDDNVRRFFSDIGFEVVKVKGMSRPSATAIAETSIQDVLQAVREVDGDDVDAIIQCGTNLSTIDVFPTLEHCLQKPLIPINMATVWHALRACGIEDRIIGKGRLLEEF; the protein is encoded by the coding sequence ATGGACAACTATCAGATCGCTCGCCGCGCGCAGATCGGCGTCATCATTCCCTCCACCAATACCGGGGTCGAATACGACCTGCAGCAGATTCGCCTCGATGGCGTGACCTGGCATCCGTCCCGCTTCTGGATCGAGCTGCGCAATTGGTCCGATGAAATGTCCCGCAGCGGTGACGACGAGAACACCGTGTTCGAGCGCTTCCTCGAGATCATGCGCGGTGAAATTCCTGTATCAATTCGCAACATTCTCTCGGCCAAGGTCTCCCATATTATGCTCGGCATGTCGGCGGAAACCTTCTGGGGCGGCCTCGAGGGAAACATTGCTTTCGAGCGGGAAATTCGTGACCAGATTGGGGATCTCGGACTTACTACCGGAGCCGGTGCCACCAAGGACGCGCTGAACTGCTTCGGAGCCAAGCGTATCTCGGTGATCACGCCCTATCCGCAGGTGGGGGACGACAATGTGCGGCGCTTCTTCTCCGACATCGGTTTCGAAGTGGTCAAGGTGAAGGGAATGAGCCGTCCGTCAGCCACCGCCATTGCAGAAACCTCGATCCAGGACGTCTTACAAGCAGTGCGGGAAGTGGACGGTGACGATGTTGACGCGATCATCCAGTGCGGCACCAACCTCTCCACCATAGATGTATTCCCGACCCTGGAACACTGTCTGCAGAAACCCCTGATTCCCATCAATATGGCAACGGTCTGGCACGCCCTGCGGGCCTGTGGCATCGAAGACCGCATCATCGGAAAGGGGCGTTTGCTGGAAGAATTCTGA
- a CDS encoding MFS transporter, which produces MYIAVFVVLLDMIGFAIMLPILAYYALQLGASPGMATFCMALYVIGMFFSTPVWGRLSDRFGRKPILVISLAGAVFGYIVLGFATAVWMVAVSRLFSGLMAGNLSVAQAYVADVTTEQERAKAMGMLGAAFGISFIVGPALGGYLAGDSFADANLQLPALVSGLLSLAALLVVVFFLKESLPGGAERPRSAPTSREVLSWIGSRRSLWLLLAAVLVYNLAAGFVESVFPIWADATDIAHGPKDLVPVLLAAGIAMVIVQGGLIGPLTRAFGERRLMRAGAVVFGISVILVTLAGSVASVPAVAAALVSQAVGAALVLTSMQSLTSKEAVAGNRGAVMGVYNALGTLGRGLGTALTGSAFAGIGVHSPYYLGAALMVLLLFIALMLRAPQSGVAAPVASQAVS; this is translated from the coding sequence ATGTATATCGCGGTGTTTGTGGTTCTGCTGGACATGATCGGGTTCGCCATCATGCTGCCGATTCTTGCGTATTACGCATTGCAGCTGGGGGCGAGCCCCGGCATGGCTACATTCTGCATGGCGCTGTATGTGATCGGCATGTTTTTCTCGACCCCGGTGTGGGGGCGTCTCAGCGACCGTTTTGGCCGCAAGCCGATTCTGGTCATCAGCCTTGCGGGTGCTGTATTTGGTTACATTGTGCTCGGTTTTGCCACCGCGGTGTGGATGGTGGCGGTCTCGCGTCTGTTCAGTGGCTTGATGGCCGGAAACCTGTCAGTGGCTCAGGCCTATGTGGCCGATGTCACCACGGAGCAGGAGCGGGCCAAGGCCATGGGTATGTTGGGGGCGGCGTTCGGGATCAGTTTTATTGTCGGTCCGGCGCTGGGCGGATACCTCGCCGGTGACAGTTTTGCCGATGCTAACCTGCAGTTGCCTGCGCTGGTGTCGGGGCTGCTGTCCCTGGCGGCGCTGCTGGTGGTGGTGTTTTTCCTGAAGGAAAGTCTCCCTGGCGGTGCGGAGCGCCCGCGCTCCGCACCCACCTCACGCGAAGTGCTGTCGTGGATCGGAAGTCGGCGCAGTCTCTGGCTGCTGCTGGCGGCGGTGCTGGTGTACAACCTGGCAGCCGGATTTGTCGAATCGGTGTTCCCCATCTGGGCAGATGCCACGGATATCGCCCACGGTCCCAAGGACCTGGTGCCGGTACTGCTGGCCGCCGGGATTGCCATGGTGATCGTGCAGGGTGGGCTTATCGGCCCGCTGACCCGGGCTTTCGGTGAGCGGCGCCTGATGCGCGCGGGGGCCGTGGTATTCGGGATTTCTGTGATCCTGGTAACGCTTGCGGGCTCGGTCGCCAGCGTGCCGGCGGTGGCGGCGGCGCTGGTGTCGCAGGCGGTCGGCGCCGCACTGGTGCTTACTTCCATGCAGTCGCTGACTTCCAAGGAGGCGGTGGCCGGTAATCGGGGCGCGGTGATGGGGGTCTACAACGCCCTGGGCACCCTCGGCCGGGGGCTGGGTACCGCGCTCACTGGCTCGGCATTTGCCGGTATCGGCGTGCATTCCCCATATTATCTGGGCGCCGCCTTGATGGTTCTTTTGCTGTTCATCGCCCTGATGCTGCGGGCCCCGCAGTCGGGTGTCGCGGCGCCGGTCGCTTCCCAGGCGGTCTCCTGA
- a CDS encoding Asp/Glu racemase has translation MSFPTQIDLSKTRERSQLTNGHRDNYIGHRAKIGVVIPSTNTSVEYDCQRLLPRGVTWHTTRFMIDHPDLSDDANFMRFLERLRETIGDSIESLMTCKPDHVMMGMSAETFWGGIQGNDGFVDRIQQLVGEDTGLTTGANAVISALEALGVPGHSGKTLSILTPYQPVGDKNVRLFFEDAGYRIKHLVGLRCANAHDAIALVPEPQVLDIVREIDGDDVDAIVQVGTNLSTLGVFPAMEKMLQKPVLPINVATCWHALRSCGIHDRFDNMGWLLEEH, from the coding sequence ATGTCATTTCCAACCCAGATCGACCTGTCGAAAACCCGTGAGCGCTCGCAGCTGACCAACGGCCACCGGGACAACTATATCGGCCACCGTGCCAAGATCGGGGTGGTGATTCCGTCCACCAATACGTCGGTGGAATACGATTGCCAGCGCCTGCTACCGCGCGGCGTCACCTGGCACACCACGCGATTCATGATCGACCACCCGGACCTGAGCGACGACGCCAACTTCATGCGTTTTCTCGAGCGGCTGCGGGAGACCATCGGTGATTCGATCGAGAGCCTGATGACCTGCAAGCCCGACCACGTGATGATGGGTATGTCGGCGGAAACCTTCTGGGGCGGTATTCAGGGTAACGATGGTTTCGTCGACCGCATTCAGCAGCTGGTGGGCGAGGACACCGGGCTCACCACCGGTGCCAATGCGGTGATTTCCGCGCTGGAGGCACTGGGAGTACCCGGCCATTCCGGCAAGACCCTGTCGATCCTCACCCCCTACCAGCCGGTGGGGGACAAGAACGTGCGCCTGTTTTTTGAAGACGCCGGCTACCGCATCAAGCATCTCGTCGGTCTGCGCTGTGCCAACGCCCACGATGCCATTGCGCTGGTCCCGGAGCCTCAGGTGCTCGACATCGTGCGCGAGATCGACGGTGACGATGTGGACGCGATCGTGCAGGTGGGCACCAATCTCTCCACCCTCGGGGTTTTCCCGGCGATGGAAAAAATGCTGCAGAAACCGGTATTGCCCATCAACGTCGCCACCTGCTGGCATGCGCTGCGCAGCTGCGGCATTCATGACCGTTTCGACAATATGGGCTGGCTGCTCGAGGAGCACTGA
- a CDS encoding FAD-dependent oxidoreductase translates to MSTQQPVIIAGAGPSGCVLALSLAKQGIPVCLLEKCDRLPIDLRASTFHPPSLEMIADLGDGIIEKMLARGLRADRYQYRDRSTGEVATFDMSRIADETRFPFRLQLEQYELTRFVCEALQDYSCAQVRFGCELVDYAQDADGVTAVVRSADGEEQLRGSYLVGAEGARSVVRKKSGIGFMGFTYDEKFLVVSTSFPFEQVFEDFSWVNYVSDPEEWCVILRTDKLWRVLVPVFPASAEEEAYYLSDEFVQSRLKRLHHRADDYDIHHRSIYAVNQRVAETYYQGRALLVGDACHINNPLGGMGMNGGLHDAFNVADKLCQVLLDGVDAEAAFALYDRQRRGLAVQFVQRHTIENKKLMEARDPDLQRKRQQMLMEAAADPERAHAFLLERSMINCVRESLAVQ, encoded by the coding sequence ATGTCTACACAGCAACCCGTAATCATCGCCGGTGCCGGCCCCAGTGGCTGTGTGCTGGCTCTGTCGCTGGCGAAGCAGGGCATTCCTGTGTGTTTGCTTGAGAAGTGCGATCGCCTGCCCATCGACCTGCGGGCCTCTACCTTCCACCCGCCTTCGCTGGAAATGATTGCCGACCTCGGCGACGGTATCATCGAAAAAATGCTTGCGCGGGGACTGCGCGCGGATCGCTATCAGTATCGCGATCGCAGTACCGGTGAGGTGGCGACGTTTGATATGTCGCGGATCGCCGACGAGACCCGCTTCCCTTTTCGTCTGCAGCTGGAGCAGTACGAGCTTACCCGGTTTGTGTGCGAGGCGTTGCAGGATTATTCCTGTGCGCAAGTGCGCTTCGGTTGCGAACTTGTGGATTACGCACAGGATGCCGATGGGGTAACCGCGGTGGTACGCAGTGCCGACGGGGAAGAGCAGTTGCGCGGTAGTTACCTGGTTGGTGCCGAGGGCGCGCGCAGCGTCGTGCGCAAGAAATCCGGCATCGGCTTTATGGGCTTTACCTACGACGAAAAGTTTCTCGTGGTCAGCACCAGTTTTCCGTTCGAGCAGGTGTTCGAGGATTTCTCCTGGGTGAACTACGTGTCGGACCCGGAGGAGTGGTGCGTGATCCTGCGCACCGACAAACTCTGGCGCGTGCTGGTGCCGGTATTCCCGGCCAGTGCCGAAGAAGAGGCCTATTACCTTTCCGACGAGTTTGTGCAGTCACGGCTGAAGCGCCTGCACCATCGCGCGGACGACTACGACATCCATCACCGCAGTATCTATGCGGTGAACCAGCGGGTAGCGGAAACCTACTATCAGGGGCGCGCACTGCTGGTGGGCGACGCCTGCCATATCAATAACCCGCTGGGCGGTATGGGCATGAATGGCGGTCTGCACGACGCGTTCAACGTCGCCGACAAGTTGTGCCAGGTGTTGCTCGATGGCGTGGATGCCGAAGCGGCATTTGCCCTTTACGACCGCCAGCGCCGCGGTCTCGCGGTACAGTTTGTGCAGCGCCACACCATCGAGAACAAGAAGCTGATGGAGGCGCGCGATCCCGACCTACAGCGCAAGCGCCAGCAGATGTTGATGGAGGCGGCCGCCGATCCCGAGCGCGCGCACGCCTTCCTGCTCGAGCGGTCGATGATCAATTGCGTACGCGAGAGCCTTGCGGTCCAGTGA
- a CDS encoding isochorismatase family protein, with the protein MDLVRKSLGLGKKPALLLVDMIVGFTSSRCPLGTDCPEVVAANRRLLDRFRRLGLPVVYTTVVYHHDGEARVFRDRIQHLNVLTPDSEWVQVDPRLAPRDDEPVFSKQWASSFHRTGLDGWLREQGVDSLVVTGLTTSGCVRATVVDGLQYDYPVVVPREAVGDRNPDAHRANLFDMHAKYADVLSLSQVLALLPETHKELS; encoded by the coding sequence ATGGATCTTGTGCGAAAAAGTCTCGGTCTCGGCAAAAAGCCGGCACTGCTGCTGGTGGATATGATCGTGGGATTTACCAGCAGCCGCTGCCCGCTGGGCACCGACTGCCCCGAGGTGGTCGCCGCGAACCGACGGTTACTGGATCGCTTTCGCCGCCTTGGCCTGCCGGTGGTGTATACCACGGTGGTATATCACCACGACGGTGAGGCGCGCGTATTCCGCGACCGCATCCAGCATCTCAATGTACTCACGCCGGATTCTGAGTGGGTGCAGGTCGACCCCCGGCTCGCGCCCCGTGACGATGAACCCGTGTTCAGCAAGCAGTGGGCGAGCAGCTTCCATCGCACCGGATTGGACGGATGGCTGCGGGAGCAGGGCGTGGACTCGCTGGTGGTGACCGGGCTTACCACCAGCGGTTGTGTCCGCGCCACCGTGGTCGACGGCCTGCAGTACGACTACCCGGTGGTGGTGCCGCGCGAGGCGGTCGGCGACCGCAACCCGGACGCGCACCGTGCGAACCTGTTCGACATGCACGCCAAGTACGCGGACGTTTTATCGCTGTCGCAGGTGCTGGCGCTGTTGCCCGAAACCCATAAAGAACTTTCTTGA
- a CDS encoding alpha/beta fold hydrolase, translating to MDQRRRGEPAALIDGNDSGIRRGYMDLDLGPGCAQLHYRRCGDESAPLLLLLHQTPSSSAMYLRLMPLLAEDFFVVAVDTPGFGNSDPLPGAVTIAGFADAIYRAVSGQYDRPALVFGHHTGAAVAVQLAYDQPAFVRALALSGPTLLTDEQKAALPLAAQTVSVNAEGGHWQVMWQRLRAKDLHADLSLSLRETLLAFACGDRYEASYRAVVEQDVATQMAAIKCPALVFAGGRDVLRGAVTPSVRLLDQGRAATLPHDAGTYVCDRQPAAVASLLRPFFRDVVAAG from the coding sequence GTGGATCAGCGCCGACGTGGGGAGCCTGCCGCGTTGATTGACGGCAATGACAGCGGCATCCGTCGCGGCTATATGGATTTGGACCTGGGTCCGGGGTGCGCACAGCTGCATTACCGCCGTTGCGGGGATGAAAGCGCACCACTGCTGTTGCTGTTGCACCAGACCCCCAGTTCGTCGGCGATGTACCTGCGCCTGATGCCATTGCTGGCGGAGGATTTTTTCGTTGTGGCGGTGGACACGCCGGGCTTTGGCAATAGCGATCCGCTGCCAGGCGCCGTCACGATCGCGGGGTTTGCCGATGCCATTTACCGCGCGGTGAGCGGCCAGTACGACCGCCCCGCACTGGTGTTCGGTCACCACACCGGTGCCGCCGTTGCCGTGCAGCTGGCGTATGACCAGCCGGCGTTTGTACGCGCGCTGGCACTGAGCGGCCCCACACTGTTGACTGACGAACAGAAGGCCGCGCTGCCACTGGCGGCGCAGACCGTATCGGTGAATGCGGAGGGTGGTCACTGGCAGGTGATGTGGCAGCGCTTGCGCGCCAAGGATCTGCATGCAGACCTCTCTCTCAGTCTGCGCGAAACCCTGCTGGCGTTTGCCTGTGGCGACCGCTACGAAGCGTCGTACCGGGCGGTGGTGGAGCAGGATGTGGCGACACAGATGGCGGCGATCAAGTGCCCGGCGCTGGTGTTTGCCGGTGGCCGCGATGTGTTGCGCGGGGCGGTCACTCCCTCCGTGCGGTTACTGGACCAGGGCAGGGCGGCGACCCTGCCTCACGACGCAGGCACTTACGTGTGCGATCGACAGCCGGCGGCGGTTGCCAGTCTATTGCGTCCCTTTTTTCGTGACGTGGTCGCTGCAGGCTGA
- a CDS encoding aldehyde dehydrogenase family protein — MENTTMLIGGEAVAAVNGASFEVTAPATGKVLGRVPRAGANDVDRAVCAAAHGFEDWYRLRPAVREAALLRAADLVEREGHTRFLDTLIDESGSTITKARGEIAYTVDLLRTAAGEVRRLYGETFPNDDPHRISMVIREPLGVVAVVSPYNAPLSLLTKMCAFPLAAGNSLVIKPSEETPLTALAFGRLLLDAGVPAAAVNVVTGFGAECGAELIHHHGVRCIALTGSTNTGIAVGQAALSRMRRMQLELGGKSALLVLRDANPEQAAKVAAQGIFTHAGQICMANSRIVVERAIYQPFVAALKAEAESLYLGDLRDERTVYGPLINARAVEKVLEHVREAVAGGAELLTGGELQQGLVMKPTVLLEPPRNSRAWREESFGPVTSVVAADDLEQAIEFANDSDYGLSAAVLTHNLQWGLHAARRIASGAVHIGMHAFQSNALAPIGGVGLSGMGRSGGHYSTEEFTEVKWISADVGSLPR; from the coding sequence ATGGAAAACACAACGATGCTGATCGGCGGTGAGGCTGTAGCCGCGGTGAATGGCGCGAGCTTTGAAGTGACTGCGCCAGCCACCGGAAAAGTATTGGGCCGTGTGCCCCGCGCCGGCGCCAACGATGTGGATCGTGCGGTGTGCGCCGCGGCTCACGGATTTGAAGACTGGTACCGGCTGCGTCCGGCGGTGCGGGAAGCGGCGCTGTTACGCGCGGCAGACCTGGTCGAGCGCGAAGGGCATACGCGATTTCTCGATACCCTGATCGACGAAAGCGGCTCGACGATTACCAAGGCGCGAGGCGAAATTGCCTATACCGTCGATCTGCTGCGCACAGCGGCTGGCGAAGTGCGTCGATTATATGGGGAGACATTCCCCAACGACGATCCCCACCGCATCTCCATGGTGATCCGCGAGCCGCTTGGTGTGGTCGCGGTGGTGTCGCCATACAACGCACCGCTGTCACTACTCACGAAAATGTGTGCCTTTCCGTTGGCAGCCGGCAATAGCCTGGTGATCAAACCTTCGGAAGAAACCCCGCTGACGGCACTGGCGTTTGGTCGCCTGCTGCTGGACGCGGGGGTGCCCGCTGCAGCGGTAAATGTGGTCACGGGATTCGGTGCCGAATGCGGTGCCGAATTGATCCATCACCACGGCGTGCGCTGTATTGCGCTCACCGGTTCCACCAACACCGGTATCGCGGTGGGGCAGGCGGCCCTTTCCAGAATGCGCCGCATGCAATTGGAACTCGGTGGCAAGAGCGCGTTGCTGGTACTGCGGGACGCGAATCCAGAGCAGGCGGCGAAGGTCGCCGCCCAGGGAATTTTTACCCACGCTGGCCAGATCTGCATGGCGAACTCCCGCATCGTTGTCGAGCGGGCGATCTACCAGCCGTTTGTCGCGGCGCTCAAGGCGGAAGCGGAATCCCTGTACCTCGGTGACCTGCGGGACGAGCGCACGGTGTACGGGCCGCTGATCAATGCGCGTGCGGTGGAAAAAGTGCTGGAGCACGTGCGCGAGGCGGTTGCCGGCGGCGCAGAGTTGCTCACCGGCGGCGAACTGCAGCAAGGGCTGGTGATGAAGCCGACCGTGCTGCTGGAGCCACCGCGCAACAGTCGCGCCTGGCGGGAGGAAAGTTTCGGTCCGGTCACCAGTGTGGTGGCGGCGGACGATCTCGAGCAGGCCATCGAGTTTGCCAACGACAGCGACTACGGGCTTTCCGCTGCGGTGCTCACCCACAACCTGCAGTGGGGGCTACATGCGGCCCGCCGCATTGCGTCTGGTGCCGTGCACATCGGCATGCACGCCTTTCAGAGCAATGCACTGGCGCCGATAGGTGGGGTGGGGCTGTCGGGCATGGGGCGCAGCGGCGGCCACTACAGTACCGAGGAGTTCACCGAGGTGAAGTGGATCAGCGCCGACGTGGGGAGCCTGCCGCGTTGA
- a CDS encoding acyl-CoA dehydrogenase family protein, with amino-acid sequence MKLTGEILLEDMSEAERARAQVVESVLPAVREAAREVDARAQFHMPHVRHFSEAGLLGLIIPTEYGGLGGGLRDLAAACFALGSACPSTALAFFFHCSAASRGLLAMEALEAGLFNDEEAPVVRQFAERVLHGMGRDGFWFANFASESVKSEKAAVTISTEAHKVEGGYLLNGVKSFGTGTGVADKYLVTASLAGYDTAEGLCTFFVDRDGDGVRPRAPWDAIGMRGTSSGGIVLENCFVPDELALAIPGAFTRCMQMSRGSFVGNQMAAVCGYAGAAHSAYQNVLHHLTEKKFADTGKPIGTAPYQQELIGKMMVDLQTAILWLRRQLQLETSEPPIASKHEVVKQWRLCKGVVAECGFSIATNALKASGTSGTMGDPARFLRELTMGIVQAFPAERGRLMAAQMEVEGAEQNLFGVADKAAEKSAEKEPG; translated from the coding sequence ATGAAACTGACCGGTGAAATATTGCTTGAGGATATGAGCGAAGCTGAGCGCGCCCGCGCGCAGGTGGTCGAGTCGGTGTTGCCGGCGGTGCGGGAAGCCGCGCGCGAGGTGGATGCCCGCGCGCAATTTCATATGCCGCATGTGCGCCACTTTAGTGAAGCGGGTTTGCTCGGCCTGATTATCCCCACCGAGTACGGTGGCCTCGGCGGTGGTCTGCGGGATCTTGCCGCTGCCTGCTTTGCCCTCGGTTCCGCTTGTCCGTCGACGGCACTGGCGTTCTTTTTCCACTGCAGCGCCGCATCGCGCGGCCTGTTGGCGATGGAGGCGCTCGAAGCCGGATTGTTCAATGACGAAGAAGCACCGGTGGTGCGGCAGTTTGCCGAGCGCGTGCTGCACGGCATGGGGCGCGACGGTTTCTGGTTTGCGAATTTCGCCAGTGAGTCGGTGAAGTCGGAAAAAGCCGCGGTCACCATCAGCACCGAGGCGCACAAGGTCGAAGGTGGCTACCTGCTCAATGGGGTGAAATCCTTCGGTACTGGCACGGGTGTCGCCGATAAATATCTGGTCACCGCCAGCCTTGCCGGTTACGACACCGCCGAAGGCCTCTGCACCTTCTTTGTCGATCGTGATGGCGACGGCGTGCGCCCGCGTGCGCCCTGGGATGCGATCGGGATGCGCGGTACCAGTTCCGGCGGCATCGTGCTGGAAAATTGCTTTGTGCCGGATGAATTGGCGCTGGCCATTCCCGGTGCCTTTACCCGCTGCATGCAGATGAGTCGCGGCAGTTTTGTCGGCAACCAGATGGCCGCGGTGTGCGGTTACGCCGGTGCCGCGCACTCGGCCTACCAGAACGTACTGCATCACCTGACCGAGAAGAAATTTGCCGATACCGGCAAGCCTATCGGCACCGCACCTTACCAGCAGGAGTTGATCGGCAAGATGATGGTGGATTTGCAAACCGCCATTTTGTGGTTGCGTCGCCAGCTCCAGCTGGAAACCAGTGAGCCGCCGATTGCCTCCAAACACGAGGTCGTCAAGCAGTGGCGCCTGTGCAAGGGGGTGGTGGCGGAATGTGGCTTCAGTATCGCTACCAATGCGCTTAAGGCCAGTGGTACCTCCGGCACCATGGGGGATCCGGCGCGATTCCTGCGCGAACTGACCATGGGCATCGTGCAGGCATTTCCCGCTGAACGCGGTCGCCTGATGGCGGCGCAGATGGAAGTGGAAGGTGCGGAGCAAAACCTGTTTGGCGTTGCGGATAAGGCCGCGGAAAAAAGCGCAGAAAAAGAGCCGGGCTGA